The Primulina tabacum isolate GXHZ01 chromosome 7, ASM2559414v2, whole genome shotgun sequence genome includes a window with the following:
- the LOC142550817 gene encoding uncharacterized protein LOC142550817 has product MDSIDIDAIIKIQRHLREHIEMLQTEFNKLAVNAEVAGRLQQADKRIVYQHNWEKLKTRICINPTTNRVDVSGKYPRDYQNGSRKMFMKLGRIMIICPEEMFWSNTFLVQHQNQQEKVQSHGRGPVGSHPHNIYANGNHHGCLHESAWFECWLHPARYRTQPCKDGTRCRRRVCFFAHTPEQLRILPHATSPDTSPSVLRGVSFVALGLFGSSPKSSSYSPSVSPKTLSPWFAGMAVPELERSPPLARGELMNINSVDQLAEAMRRRLQINNMKMGMGLGMSPPSRGAEFGLPRSQKMIRTMFTSLPSTPIRTRALKHARLGPCDIWETSCQEDSLMEYPEFRVGLVDFANTDPDVGSKLVNSYLISLIVRAD; this is encoded by the exons atggacagcaTTGACATTGATGCTATTATCAAGATtcagaggcatttgagggaacacattgaaatgcttcaaaccgaGTTCAACAAGTTGGCCGTTAACGCAGAAGTTGCGGGAAGGCTACAACAAGCtgataagagaatt gtttATCAACATAATTGGGAGAAATTGAAGACAAGAATTTGCATTAACCCAACTACCAACAGGGTTGATGTTTCAGGAAAATACCCCAGG GATTACCAAAATGGATCCAGGAAGATGTTCATGAAACTTGGGcgaataatgattatttgtccAGAGGAGATGTTTTGGAGCAATACTTTTTTAgtgcagcaccagaaccagcaggaaAAG GTCCAATCCCACGGTCGAGGACCCGTTGGCTCGCATCCCCATAATATTTATGCAAACGGCAACCATCATGGTTGCCTGCACGAAAGCGCTTGGTTCGAGTGCTGGCTCCACCCAGCTCGATACCGCACGCAGCCGTGTAAAGATGGGACTCGCTGCCGGCGTCGCGTCTGTTTCTTCGCTCACACGCCGGAGCAGCTACGAATTTTGCCACATGCTACTAGCCCAGACACGTCCCCAAGTGTACTTAGAGGCGTCTCGTTTGTAGCCTTGGGTTTGTTCGGATCTTCGCCGAAATCCAGTTCATACTCGCCGTCGGTGTCTCCGAAAACATTGTCACCATGGTTTGCCGGAATGGCCGTTCCGGAACTGGAACG GTCACCGCCGCTGGCCCGTGGGGAGCTAATGAACATAAACTCAGTTGATCAACTCGCTGAAGCGATGCGACGGCGTTTGCAAATCAACAATATGAAAATGGGCATGGGCTTGGGTATGAGCCCACCCTCTCGGGGAGCCGAATTCGGGTTGCCCCGTAGCCAAAAAATGATCCGAACCATGTTCACTAGCTTGCCATCTACTCCTATTCGTACCCGTGCCCTTAAACATGCGAGATTGGGTCCTTGCGACATATGGGAAACGTCTTGCCAAGAGGACTCGTTGATGGAATACCCGGAGTTTCGGGTCGGACTAGTTGACTTTGCGAACACGGATCCAGATGTTGGATCCAAATTGGTCAACTCATATTTGATTAGTCTGATCGTGCGAGCGGACTGA
- the LOC142552348 gene encoding vacuolar protein sorting-associated protein 32 homolog 1-like: MFSGLFAKPKQETNALATLDKLNETLEMLEKKERVLLKKAAAEVEKAKDFTRAKNKRAAIQCLKRKKLYEQQIEQLGNFQLRIHDQMIMLEGAKATTETVGALRTGAAAMKAMQKATNIDDVDKTMDEINEQTENMKQIQEALSAPLGAAADFDEDELEAELEELEEAELEEQLLYPATTAPAAPIRVPAGRQPAKKVEDEDDELAELQREMAL, from the exons ATGTTTTCGGGGCTCTTCGCAAAGCCTAAGCAAGAGACGAATGCTCTTGCTACTCTAGACAAGTTAAACGAG ACTCTTGAAATGTTAGAGAAAAAAGAGAGAGTTCTCTTGAAGAAGGCTGCCGCAGAAGTCGAAAAGGCTAAGGACTTTACTAGAGCTAAAAATAAAAGGG CGGCCATACAATGTTTAAAGAGGAAAAAGCTTTATGAACAGCAAATTGAACAGCTAGGAAATTTCCAATTGCGCATTCATGACCAG ATGATAATGCTAGAGGGGGCAAAAGCCACTACAGAAACGGTTGGCGCTTTGAGAACTGGAGCAGCTGCAATGAAAGCTATGCAGAAGGCCAC TAATATAGATGACGTTGACAAAACAATGGATGAGATCAATGAGCAGACTGAAAATATGAAACAAATTCAGGAAGCATTATCAGCACCACTTGGTGCAGCAGCTGATTTTGATGAA GATGAGTTGGAGGCAGAGCTTGAAGAACTTGAAGAAGCTGAGCTGGAGGAACAGCTCTTGTATCCTGCGACGACCGCTCCTGCTGCTCCTATTCGAGTTCCTGCTGGGAGGCAACCAGCAAAGAAGGTCGAAGATGAGGACGATGAACTTGCTGAATTGCAGAGGGAAATGGCCCTTTAA